The Streptomyces sp. P9-A4 genome contains a region encoding:
- a CDS encoding ADP-ribosylglycohydrolase family protein, with protein sequence MSLRLTWVQPEDLVGHELRQAAEDGRDARALAARWASAGGPPAPETAGASEALRPDLRPLAEELLDALGSLPTPSAPLEPTPLPGIRALTAPGTTATTPSAGGRPVLPPGEEDALRDRFHAAWLGRAAGCLLGKPVEKLPLPAIRALARATGNWPLSTWFTARGVPPELLAAHPWNRRSAPTSLAENIDGMPEDDDLNYALLNLLLLQRHGRGFTTSDVARLWLDELPAGRTFTAERVAYRNLLDGVEPPLTAVRRNPFREWIGAQIRADVHGWTHPGDPVAAAAQAHRDAVLTHTANGVYGAMFVAATLATAATGTADVHQALAAGLDVIPPRSRLAEAVRRGIGYAHEAAGHREGFDPVVDRLHAELGGYHWVHAVPNAALLAAALTHADGDFSRSVCAAVSGGWDTDSNGATAGSVAGLLAGHPDRLPERWTAPLKNRLSTSVPSFDGIGFDTLAELTRLEAVRP encoded by the coding sequence GTGAGCCTCCGGCTGACCTGGGTCCAGCCGGAGGACCTGGTGGGGCACGAGCTCCGCCAGGCGGCGGAGGACGGCCGCGACGCCCGCGCCCTCGCGGCCCGCTGGGCCTCGGCGGGCGGCCCGCCCGCCCCGGAGACGGCCGGCGCCTCCGAGGCCCTCCGCCCGGACCTCCGCCCCCTGGCGGAGGAACTCCTCGACGCCCTGGGGTCCCTCCCCACTCCCTCGGCACCCCTGGAGCCGACCCCCCTCCCCGGGATCCGGGCCCTGACAGCCCCCGGCACGACCGCCACCACCCCCTCTGCGGGCGGTCGTCCCGTACTCCCGCCGGGCGAGGAGGACGCCCTCCGCGACCGGTTCCACGCCGCCTGGCTCGGCCGGGCCGCCGGGTGTCTGCTCGGCAAACCCGTCGAGAAGCTGCCCCTCCCCGCCATCCGCGCCCTCGCCCGCGCCACCGGCAACTGGCCCCTCTCCACCTGGTTCACCGCCCGCGGCGTCCCGCCCGAGCTGCTCGCCGCCCACCCCTGGAACCGTCGCTCCGCCCCCACCTCCCTCGCCGAGAACATCGACGGCATGCCCGAGGACGACGACCTCAACTACGCCCTGCTGAACCTGCTGCTCCTCCAGCGGCACGGCCGCGGCTTCACCACCTCCGACGTCGCCCGCCTCTGGCTCGACGAACTGCCCGCCGGCCGCACCTTCACGGCCGAGCGCGTCGCCTACCGCAACCTCCTCGACGGCGTGGAACCCCCGCTGACCGCCGTCCGCCGCAATCCCTTCCGCGAGTGGATCGGCGCCCAGATCCGCGCCGACGTCCACGGCTGGACCCACCCCGGCGACCCGGTGGCCGCCGCCGCGCAGGCACACCGGGACGCGGTGCTCACCCACACCGCGAACGGCGTCTACGGCGCCATGTTCGTCGCCGCCACCCTCGCCACCGCCGCCACCGGCACCGCCGATGTCCACCAGGCCCTTGCCGCCGGTCTCGACGTGATCCCGCCGCGCTCCCGCCTCGCGGAGGCCGTCCGCCGGGGCATCGGGTACGCCCACGAGGCGGCCGGCCACCGCGAGGGCTTCGACCCGGTCGTCGACCGGCTGCACGCCGAACTCGGCGGGTACCACTGGGTCCATGCCGTCCCGAACGCCGCGCTGCTCGCCGCCGCCCTCACCCACGCCGACGGCGACTTCTCCCGCTCCGTCTGCGCGGCGGTCTCGGGCGGCTGGGACACCGATTCCAACGGCGCCACCGCCGGTTCGGTCGCCGGGCTGCTCGCCGGGCATCCCGACCGGCTGCCCGAGCGCTGGACCGCCCCTCTCAAGAACCGGCTGTCGACCTCGGTGCCGTCCTTCGACGGCATCGGTTTCGACACCCTGGCCGAACTGACCCGTCTGGAGGCCGTACGCCCATGA
- the rbsK gene encoding ribokinase, translating into MTSIVVLGSTNMDLVAYVPRAPALGETVTGRSFRTIPGGKGANQAVAAARAGAEVSMIGAVGADDFGTRLRSTLEHCGVDTDLLRTSEGASGTAHIVVDDEGGNAIVVVPGANGTVTSLTHGDEALLGTADALLLQLELPLSVVVEGATTARGLGVRTVLTPAPTQPLPPELLAVTDLLVPNEHEAAALTGLTDPREAALALLRDVPEVVVTLGAAGSLYAARGADPIAVPAPRVRAVDTTGAGDTFVGALAVALGEGRPVPEALAWAQSAAALSVQREGASTSMPFRTEIEAAFGSLGTRETDRA; encoded by the coding sequence ATGACCAGCATCGTCGTACTCGGCAGTACGAACATGGATCTCGTCGCCTACGTACCGAGGGCCCCGGCCCTCGGCGAGACGGTCACCGGCCGCTCCTTCCGTACGATCCCCGGCGGCAAGGGCGCCAACCAGGCCGTCGCCGCCGCCCGCGCCGGCGCCGAGGTGTCGATGATCGGAGCGGTCGGCGCGGACGACTTCGGGACACGGCTCCGGTCCACGCTCGAACACTGCGGGGTGGACACCGACCTCCTGCGCACCTCCGAGGGCGCCTCCGGCACGGCCCACATCGTCGTCGACGACGAGGGCGGCAACGCGATCGTCGTCGTCCCCGGCGCGAACGGCACCGTCACCTCCCTCACCCACGGCGACGAAGCGCTCCTCGGCACCGCCGACGCCCTGCTGCTCCAGCTGGAACTGCCCCTCTCCGTCGTCGTGGAGGGCGCCACGACCGCCCGCGGGCTCGGCGTCCGCACCGTCCTCACCCCCGCTCCCACCCAACCGCTCCCTCCCGAACTCCTCGCCGTCACCGACCTGTTGGTGCCCAATGAGCACGAGGCCGCCGCGCTCACCGGTCTCACCGACCCGCGCGAGGCCGCCCTCGCCCTGCTCCGGGACGTGCCCGAGGTCGTCGTCACCCTGGGGGCGGCCGGCAGTCTGTACGCGGCGCGGGGCGCCGACCCGATCGCGGTGCCCGCCCCCCGGGTCCGGGCCGTGGACACCACCGGCGCGGGCGACACCTTCGTCGGCGCGCTCGCGGTCGCCCTCGGCGAGGGCCGCCCCGTCCCCGAGGCGCTCGCCTGGGCGCAGAGCGCCGCCGCGCTCTCCGTCCAGCGCGAGGGCGCCTCGACGTCGATGCCGTTCCGCACGGAGATCGAGGCGGCCTTCGGCTCCCTCGGCACGAGGGAGACCGACCGCGCATGA
- a CDS encoding CaiB/BaiF CoA transferase family protein → MTTAPHTPTTPLQGLRVLDLATLFAGPLAAMMLGDFGADVVKVEHPRKPDPSRGHGPAKDGVGLWWKVLGRNKRTITLDLSSPGGRDTLLALAADVDVIVENFRPGTLERWGLGWEELSTVNPRLVLARVTGFGQFGPYAHRPGFGTLAEAMSGFAAITGEPDGPPTLPPFGLADSIAALATAYAVMTALTARNTTGRGQVVDMAIIEPMLSVIGPHSLWYDQLGYVQPRTGNRSRNNAPRNTYRTADGSWVAVSTSAQSIAERVLRLVGRPELIDEPWFADGGGRAEHADELDEAVGSWIARHTRDEAMAAFEKAEAAIAPVYDIRDVVADPQYQALGTVTEVQDPELGPIKMQNVLFRLSETPGAIRWSGRPHGADTTAVLSELGLTPAEIGALREQGAV, encoded by the coding sequence ATGACGACCGCACCGCACACTCCCACGACTCCCCTCCAGGGTCTGCGCGTCCTGGACCTCGCGACCCTCTTCGCCGGCCCGCTCGCCGCCATGATGCTCGGGGACTTCGGCGCCGATGTCGTCAAGGTCGAGCACCCCCGCAAGCCCGACCCGTCCCGTGGCCACGGCCCCGCGAAGGACGGCGTCGGCCTCTGGTGGAAGGTCCTCGGCCGGAACAAGCGGACGATCACCCTCGATCTGTCCTCACCGGGCGGCCGCGACACCCTGCTCGCGCTCGCCGCCGACGTGGACGTCATCGTGGAGAACTTCCGCCCCGGCACCCTGGAACGCTGGGGTCTCGGCTGGGAGGAACTGTCCACCGTCAACCCCCGGCTGGTCCTCGCCCGGGTCACCGGCTTCGGCCAGTTCGGCCCGTACGCCCACCGCCCCGGCTTCGGCACCCTCGCGGAGGCGATGAGCGGTTTCGCCGCCATCACCGGCGAACCCGATGGCCCGCCCACCCTTCCCCCCTTCGGCCTGGCCGACTCGATCGCCGCCCTCGCCACCGCGTACGCCGTGATGACCGCGCTCACCGCGAGGAACACGACCGGCCGCGGCCAGGTCGTCGACATGGCGATCATCGAACCGATGCTCTCCGTCATCGGACCCCACTCCCTCTGGTACGACCAGCTCGGCTACGTCCAGCCCCGGACGGGCAACCGCTCCCGCAACAACGCCCCGCGCAACACCTATCGGACCGCCGACGGCTCCTGGGTCGCCGTCTCCACCTCCGCCCAGTCGATCGCCGAGCGGGTCCTCCGGCTCGTCGGCCGCCCGGAACTGATCGACGAGCCGTGGTTCGCCGACGGCGGCGGACGGGCCGAGCACGCGGACGAACTGGACGAGGCGGTCGGCTCGTGGATCGCCCGCCACACCCGGGACGAGGCCATGGCGGCCTTCGAGAAGGCGGAGGCGGCGATCGCCCCGGTCTACGACATCCGGGACGTGGTCGCCGACCCGCAGTACCAGGCGCTCGGCACCGTCACCGAGGTGCAGGACCCCGAACTCGGCCCGATCAAGATGCAGAACGTCCTCTTCCGCCTCTCCGAGACGCCCGGAGCCATCCGCTGGTCCGGCCGCCCGCACGGCGCCGACACCACCGCCGTCCTCTCCGAACTCGGCCTCACCCCCGCCGAGATCGGCGCCCTCCGCGAGCAGGGGGCGGTATGA
- a CDS encoding HpcH/HpaI aldolase/citrate lyase family protein produces the protein MTRANGTERPPAPPPFTPLTWLYAPGDRPAVVAKALLAGADVVIVDLEDAVAPHRRAYALDATADLLADSHPVPVHVRVHTPHDIPTLAPLPGLHALRVPKVTHATDIHRIARLAPGLPLYPLLENALAVEHAYAIATAHPAVRGIALGEADLRADLGIREDSGLDWPRGRVVVAARAAALPPPAQSVHPDIGDLDALATGCARGRALGFFGRAAIHPRQLPVIERAYLPTPAEIDAAREVVAAGTGQGALALPDGRFVDAAVVAGAHRVLALAARRA, from the coding sequence ATGACCCGCGCGAACGGCACGGAACGTCCCCCGGCCCCGCCGCCCTTCACCCCCCTCACCTGGCTGTACGCGCCCGGCGACCGCCCCGCTGTCGTCGCCAAGGCCCTGCTCGCCGGCGCCGACGTGGTGATCGTCGATCTGGAGGACGCCGTCGCCCCGCACCGCAGGGCGTACGCCCTGGACGCCACGGCGGATCTCCTCGCGGACTCCCACCCCGTCCCGGTCCACGTCCGCGTCCACACCCCGCACGACATCCCCACCCTGGCCCCCCTCCCCGGCCTCCACGCTCTCCGTGTACCCAAGGTGACACACGCCACTGACATCCACCGGATCGCCCGGCTGGCCCCGGGCCTCCCCCTCTATCCGCTCCTGGAGAACGCCCTCGCCGTGGAGCACGCCTACGCCATCGCCACCGCCCACCCCGCCGTGCGCGGCATCGCGCTCGGCGAGGCCGACCTCCGCGCCGACCTGGGCATACGGGAGGACAGCGGCCTCGACTGGCCGCGCGGACGCGTGGTGGTGGCGGCCCGCGCCGCCGCCCTCCCGCCGCCGGCCCAGTCGGTCCATCCGGACATCGGCGACCTGGACGCGCTGGCCACCGGCTGCGCCCGGGGCCGGGCCCTGGGCTTCTTCGGCCGGGCGGCCATCCACCCCCGCCAGCTCCCCGTCATCGAGCGGGCCTACCTGCCCACCCCGGCGGAGATCGACGCGGCGCGGGAGGTCGTGGCGGCGGGGACCGGGCAGGGCGCGCTGGCCCTCCCGGACGGCCGTTTCGTCGACGCGGCGGTGGTCGCGGGGGCCCACCGGGTCCTCGCCCTCGCCGCCCGTAGGGCCTGA